One Gloeobacter morelensis MG652769 DNA window includes the following coding sequences:
- a CDS encoding IS982 family transposase → MPSLEALFCHVDDFCQRFEPLWQQQLLDDGLRHRRRPRRLCLSEILTILIAFHQSAYRHFKAFYTEMVCAYWRSAFPGLVSYARFVEWMPSTLMPLSAYLRHCFGPCTGISFIDSTPLAVCHVRRVHAHKVFVGLAAWGKSSVGWFYGFKLHLVVNERGELLAMSVTAGNTDDRKPVPELLKDLHGKVFGDRGYISSKLGRQLREELGMALITKLRRKMTNRLMVMTDKLLLRKRGIIEAINDQLKNISQIEHTRHRSEVNFLVNLVCGLIAYCHKPNKPSVASDADQLNA, encoded by the coding sequence ATGCCCAGTCTAGAAGCGCTCTTTTGCCATGTCGATGACTTCTGCCAACGCTTCGAACCGCTCTGGCAGCAACAATTGCTCGACGATGGCCTGCGACACAGGCGACGGCCACGCCGACTCTGCCTCAGCGAAATCCTGACGATTCTGATTGCTTTTCACCAATCCGCCTACCGCCACTTCAAGGCCTTCTACACCGAAATGGTCTGCGCTTACTGGCGAAGCGCTTTTCCTGGACTGGTCAGCTACGCGCGCTTCGTCGAGTGGATGCCCTCTACCCTTATGCCGCTCAGTGCCTACCTGCGCCACTGTTTTGGCCCCTGCACCGGCATCAGTTTTATCGATTCGACTCCACTTGCCGTCTGCCATGTGCGCCGCGTCCACGCCCACAAAGTCTTTGTCGGTCTGGCCGCCTGGGGCAAAAGCTCGGTGGGCTGGTTTTACGGCTTCAAGCTGCACTTGGTGGTCAATGAGCGCGGCGAATTGCTGGCGATGAGCGTGACGGCTGGGAACACTGACGATCGCAAGCCTGTGCCTGAACTGCTCAAAGACTTGCACGGCAAAGTGTTTGGCGACCGCGGCTACATCAGCAGCAAGCTTGGCAGGCAATTGCGCGAGGAGCTGGGCATGGCGCTGATCACCAAGTTGCGGCGCAAGATGACCAATCGGCTGATGGTGATGACGGACAAACTGCTGTTGCGCAAGCGCGGGATCATCGAAGCAATCAATGACCAGTTGAAGAACATTTCGCAGATAGAGCACACCCGCCATCGCAGCGAAGTGAATTTTTTGGTGAACCTGGTGTGTGGGTTGATTGCCTACTGCCACAAACCGAACAAGCCGTCGGTGGCGTCTGATGCCGACCAGCTCAATGCTTAA
- a CDS encoding translocation/assembly module TamB domain-containing protein, giving the protein MKFRRLLLVGSALLLLVVVLGWLGTLWLGPAALAQAEVQLSRTLQTPVRLGRLQTLLPWRIDVGPVSVASPKQPALLEAPSASVGFNLLRFAFGRGLDARIRVEKPVLRLRRDAQGRFNLPPFAASESQSGGTIDKLLSRVEIDDATFVYDDRVLGGKSLTVTGIDVLADIGPTGAAYTLNAPFGRGEVQAEGNSDLDDFDTTIDARLRNIPVATAAVLLNLGDLSVRRGTAEGSVQLQLKNGVFAASGPLRLTGGELLLRPYRAPLTNLDVAATLAWPKLNLERIEGRLAGSRVSGTGAFNLPEDLGLDLIVAGPLEQLVPAFTSPPVPVRGVTRTELQARIPLARPDRLTAAARVRAQTPVQVDRLVANNFQAEQQLTDLRLGGPFRFEIARGRVTGRTDLNFAPGAQAQVNIAADGQAVVPEEILARYDTRLPVERVGRLDFQARIAGPANRLLARADFNQRDGRLQGKAFSSTGTVVLAGSELFVENTRVQLDGTGAQLLASGQVNLVGRRLFGAQLSVAAVPLSLVNPALGGTAEGQVAVTGSLQSLASLAGAGTFAVPRPLVNNRLLPPIQTAFRLRDQLVQLDRFTFNGLTAAGELRPNLSGAPGPFLRSADLRIALDRFDLTALPLPVRVDGQLYGNGIFSGNLEQPDLALDLGVRGAGVGRYRAPVLSGPVRWRGDTLSVRLTGDNQRVLAEARLEPQGVRLIAFDVLSDRTRIAASRGYFDFEQGLTTLAAQVENFDLERLQLDPVGPLRTLEGSLDAEVDLARTARGYEGRVDATLSGGRLNAFTLGPTRLRASLANNRLTVEPTLITLGNSRYTLGGQAGLGADDPIAFELRVERGRLEQLVQILGLYSLTTLFSDQSAPVCCAVDLGPLALGGTALPLQQLLAVYQRASEVALARIDTAARAFIPDDLRRLRGRYDLSARLGGSRNAPVVGFVLAGRNWQWDQYRLDTVEAAGDYRDGNLELTQAQARYAERSGSLSGRLSLAGEQNARLVIDRLPLELVEPLLPTGTQIEGAINTEAVLSGTLASPAFQANVAAEALEFNGRQVDPVRTELTLRSGRLSLANTAIGVGRRGVQLVGSLPIPFLNPDNDQIDIQAQLTGENLPLLNILSDQLVWQSAEGEATLAVQGTYGAPLIDGNVELRNTQVQIPRLQTTLAIDQFAARFNRRRLLVDRLAANLGGAPVTGEGELALLPNNGAGGDLALFIDGNINLPGLYRGGIDGQLNVGGALLGPRIGGNLTVSPGDLLLSLQDIQNLSGAGLRTANSNGAPALPVEFDELRIRVGPQFRVNITALSARLDGLLALSGPLGKLAVEGYINVPQGSVTIGVARFRLDSSRRNALYFGGSLDPALDLVAEARVSESFTSGVARLDSSGLNNPGLSNPGLSYDQANLGRASTIEVDATVTGTASKPNIELTSSPYRDETAIIALIGGGGGAGSLLTGLIPAVGTTLIRPVEQELAALLGVDELRVEFASRVASASPENIAIGIGVEAIKDLTPAVSVSLFKNITDNIQPVIFGLRYRINDNIITRVSGNETFDDVSLSVQFESRF; this is encoded by the coding sequence GTGAAATTCCGGCGGCTGTTGTTGGTAGGCAGTGCTCTGCTGCTGCTGGTGGTCGTCTTGGGGTGGCTGGGAACCCTCTGGCTGGGGCCCGCAGCCCTTGCCCAGGCGGAAGTACAGCTCAGCCGCACCCTGCAGACTCCGGTGCGCCTGGGTCGATTGCAGACGCTTTTGCCCTGGCGGATCGACGTGGGTCCGGTGAGCGTCGCTTCACCCAAGCAGCCGGCCTTGCTCGAAGCGCCGAGCGCCAGCGTCGGGTTCAATTTATTGCGCTTTGCCTTCGGCCGGGGTCTCGATGCGCGCATCCGCGTCGAGAAGCCGGTGCTGCGGCTCAGGCGCGACGCACAGGGCCGCTTCAACCTGCCCCCCTTTGCCGCAAGCGAGAGCCAGAGCGGCGGCACGATCGACAAGCTGCTGAGTCGGGTGGAAATCGACGATGCGACGTTCGTCTACGACGACCGGGTGCTGGGGGGCAAGAGCCTGACGGTCACAGGCATCGATGTGCTGGCCGATATTGGCCCCACAGGAGCCGCCTACACGCTCAATGCGCCCTTTGGGCGCGGCGAGGTGCAAGCCGAGGGCAACAGCGATCTCGACGACTTTGACACCACGATCGACGCCCGGCTGCGCAATATCCCGGTGGCGACGGCGGCGGTGCTGCTCAACCTGGGCGATCTGTCGGTGCGCCGGGGAACCGCCGAAGGGTCGGTGCAACTGCAGCTCAAAAACGGAGTCTTCGCCGCGAGCGGACCGCTCAGGCTCACCGGAGGCGAACTGCTGTTAAGACCCTATCGCGCCCCCCTCACCAACCTCGATGTCGCAGCAACGCTCGCCTGGCCGAAGCTCAACCTGGAGCGCATCGAGGGGCGGCTCGCCGGATCGCGCGTGAGCGGCACCGGGGCGTTCAACCTCCCCGAAGATCTGGGCCTCGATCTGATCGTCGCCGGTCCGCTGGAGCAACTGGTGCCGGCCTTTACCTCGCCGCCGGTGCCAGTGCGCGGAGTGACGCGCACCGAGTTGCAGGCGCGTATTCCGCTGGCAAGGCCCGACCGGCTCACCGCCGCCGCCCGGGTGCGCGCCCAGACCCCTGTGCAGGTCGACCGGCTGGTGGCCAATAACTTTCAAGCCGAGCAGCAGCTTACCGATTTGCGCCTTGGCGGCCCCTTTCGCTTCGAGATCGCCCGCGGCCGGGTGACGGGCCGCACGGATCTGAACTTTGCCCCCGGGGCGCAGGCGCAGGTCAATATCGCGGCCGATGGCCAAGCGGTGGTGCCGGAGGAGATTCTGGCGCGCTACGACACCCGGCTGCCCGTGGAGCGAGTGGGCCGCCTCGATTTTCAGGCGCGCATCGCCGGGCCTGCCAACCGGCTGCTGGCGCGGGCCGACTTTAACCAGCGCGACGGCCGGCTGCAGGGAAAAGCCTTTTCGAGCACCGGCACCGTCGTACTCGCAGGCAGCGAACTGTTTGTCGAAAATACCCGCGTACAACTGGACGGCACCGGGGCACAGCTGCTGGCAAGCGGTCAGGTGAACCTGGTCGGCCGCCGCCTGTTCGGTGCGCAGCTGAGCGTCGCCGCAGTGCCGCTGTCGCTGGTGAATCCGGCTCTGGGCGGTACGGCTGAGGGCCAAGTTGCAGTGACCGGCAGTTTGCAGTCGCTCGCATCGCTGGCGGGAGCCGGTACCTTCGCCGTCCCCCGGCCGCTCGTCAACAACCGGTTGCTGCCGCCCATCCAGACCGCCTTTCGCCTGCGCGATCAACTCGTGCAGCTTGACCGCTTCACCTTCAACGGTCTGACGGCCGCGGGCGAGTTGCGGCCCAATCTAAGCGGCGCTCCCGGTCCGTTCCTACGCTCAGCCGATCTGCGCATTGCCCTCGACCGATTCGACTTGACGGCCCTGCCGTTGCCGGTGCGCGTCGACGGACAGCTTTATGGAAACGGCATCTTTAGCGGCAATCTGGAGCAGCCGGATCTGGCCCTCGACTTGGGCGTGCGCGGTGCCGGGGTGGGCCGCTACCGCGCCCCGGTGCTGAGCGGCCCGGTGCGCTGGCGGGGCGATACCCTGTCTGTGCGCCTGACGGGCGACAACCAGCGCGTCCTCGCCGAGGCGCGTTTGGAGCCGCAGGGGGTGCGCCTGATCGCTTTTGACGTGCTGAGCGACCGGACGCGCATCGCCGCCAGCCGGGGCTACTTCGACTTCGAGCAGGGGCTGACTACACTGGCCGCCCAAGTCGAAAACTTTGATTTAGAAAGGTTGCAGCTCGACCCGGTAGGACCGCTGCGCACCCTCGAAGGCAGCCTCGACGCCGAGGTTGACCTCGCGCGCACCGCCCGCGGCTACGAAGGCCGCGTCGATGCCACCCTCAGCGGGGGCCGCCTCAACGCCTTTACCCTCGGCCCCACCCGACTGCGGGCGAGCCTGGCCAATAACCGCCTCACAGTCGAGCCGACGCTCATCACCCTCGGCAACAGCCGCTACACCCTGGGCGGCCAGGCGGGTCTGGGTGCGGACGACCCGATTGCCTTCGAGCTGCGCGTCGAGCGGGGCCGCCTGGAGCAACTGGTACAGATTCTGGGTCTGTATTCGCTCACCACCCTGTTTTCCGACCAGAGCGCCCCTGTCTGCTGTGCGGTGGATTTGGGCCCCCTTGCCCTCGGAGGGACGGCCCTGCCGCTGCAGCAATTGCTTGCCGTTTACCAGCGCGCTTCGGAGGTGGCCCTGGCGCGCATCGACACCGCCGCCCGTGCCTTTATCCCCGACGATCTGCGGCGGCTGCGCGGGCGCTACGATCTGAGCGCCCGGCTGGGCGGCAGCCGCAACGCCCCGGTAGTAGGCTTTGTGCTGGCCGGGCGCAACTGGCAGTGGGATCAGTACCGTCTCGACACGGTCGAGGCCGCGGGCGATTACCGCGACGGCAACCTGGAGCTCACCCAGGCCCAGGCCCGCTACGCCGAGCGCAGCGGCAGCCTCTCGGGGCGCCTGTCGCTGGCGGGCGAGCAGAACGCGCGGCTGGTCATCGACCGTTTGCCGCTCGAACTGGTCGAACCACTGCTGCCCACGGGCACCCAGATCGAAGGCGCCATCAATACCGAGGCGGTCCTCTCGGGTACCCTCGCATCGCCGGCCTTTCAAGCGAATGTCGCGGCGGAGGCGCTGGAGTTCAACGGCCGCCAGGTAGATCCGGTGCGCACGGAGCTGACCCTGCGCTCCGGGCGGCTGTCCCTGGCCAACACCGCGATTGGCGTCGGCAGGCGTGGTGTCCAGTTGGTCGGCAGTCTGCCCATCCCGTTTCTCAACCCCGACAACGACCAGATCGATATCCAGGCACAACTGACGGGTGAGAACCTGCCGCTACTGAACATCTTGAGCGATCAACTTGTCTGGCAGAGCGCCGAAGGGGAAGCGACCCTCGCCGTGCAGGGCACCTACGGAGCGCCGCTCATCGACGGCAACGTCGAATTGCGCAACACCCAGGTACAGATTCCCCGGCTGCAGACGACCCTCGCCATCGACCAGTTCGCGGCGCGCTTCAACCGGCGGCGGCTGCTGGTCGACCGGCTTGCGGCCAATTTGGGCGGTGCGCCTGTGACGGGTGAAGGGGAACTGGCACTGTTGCCGAACAACGGGGCGGGTGGGGACTTGGCTCTGTTTATCGACGGCAATATCAACCTGCCGGGGCTCTACAGAGGAGGTATCGACGGCCAGCTGAACGTGGGCGGGGCGCTGCTTGGACCGCGCATCGGCGGTAACCTGACGGTGAGCCCGGGGGATCTGCTGCTGTCGCTGCAGGATATTCAAAATCTCTCCGGCGCAGGATTGCGCACGGCGAACAGCAACGGCGCTCCGGCGCTGCCGGTCGAATTCGACGAGTTGCGCATCCGGGTCGGCCCGCAGTTTCGCGTCAACATTACGGCCCTGAGCGCCCGGCTCGATGGGTTACTGGCCTTGAGCGGCCCGCTCGGCAAACTGGCGGTCGAAGGCTACATCAATGTCCCGCAGGGTTCGGTCACCATCGGGGTGGCGCGCTTCCGCCTCGACAGCAGCCGCCGCAACGCCCTCTACTTTGGCGGCAGCCTCGATCCGGCCCTGGACCTGGTGGCCGAAGCGCGCGTCAGCGAATCTTTCACCAGCGGGGTGGCACGCCTCGATAGCAGCGGGTTGAACAATCCCGGCCTGTCTAATCCCGGCCTGTCTTATGATCAGGCCAACCTCGGCCGCGCCTCGACTATCGAAGTCGATGCGACCGTCACCGGCACCGCTTCCAAACCGAACATCGAACTGACCTCCAGTCCCTACCGCGATGAGACCGCGATCATCGCGCTGATTGGCGGCGGCGGCGGGGCTGGTTCACTGCTGACCGGGCTCATCCCGGCGGTGGGCACGACCCTCATCCGGCCGGTCGAGCAGGAACTCGCCGCACTTCTGGGTGTGGACGAGCTGCGCGTCGAATTTGCCAGCCGGGTGGCGAGCGCCAGCCCCGAAAACATTGCCATCGGCATCGGCGTCGAGGCGATCAAAGACCTCACCCCAGCGGTGTCGGTCTCGCTATTCAAGAACATCACCGACAACATCCAGCCAGTCATCTTCGGCCTGCGCTACCGCATCAACGACAACATCATCACCCGCGTCAGCGGCAACGAAACCTTCGACGACGTCAGCCTCTCGGTGCAGTTTGAGTCGCGGTTTTAA
- a CDS encoding single-stranded DNA-binding protein: MSLNMVTLVGRAGRDPEVRYFESGNVKCTLTLAVNRLRRKGEEDKPDWFDLEVWGKTAEIAAEYVRKGSLIGVSGALTFSRWQDKATKEAKERPIIKVDRLELLGSKRDSTGEAPSMDEDF, from the coding sequence ATGAGTTTGAACATGGTGACCCTGGTCGGTCGGGCCGGACGGGATCCAGAAGTGCGCTACTTCGAATCGGGCAATGTCAAATGCACCCTCACCCTCGCGGTCAACCGCCTGCGGCGCAAGGGTGAAGAGGACAAACCCGACTGGTTCGACCTCGAAGTGTGGGGCAAGACCGCCGAGATCGCCGCCGAGTACGTGCGCAAAGGCTCGCTCATCGGCGTGTCCGGCGCCCTCACCTTCAGCCGCTGGCAGGATAAAGCCACCAAAGAAGCCAAAGAGCGCCCGATTATCAAAGTCGACCGCCTGGAATTGCTCGGCTCCAAGCGCGACAGCACCGGCGAGGCACCGAGCATGGACGAGGATTTTTAA
- a CDS encoding carbon-nitrogen hydrolase family protein has translation MESYLAAAIQMTSTADIEANLDQAYALIGIAVRRGARLVSLPENFAFLGLEAEKLALAPRIAEMSEKFLVSAARDWAVTLLGGGYPVMAEQTAKCYNTALLVGPEGQELGRYRKLHLFDVNLPDGNTYHESDSIVPGKDLVVVSSDTLGNLGLSVCYDLRFPELYRALSAAGAEVLLVPSAFTAFTGKDHWRVLLQARAIENTCYVIAAAQTGEHYPRRQTYGHAMIVDPWGNVLSDAGDTTGIAIGEINPMRLEAVRRQLPVLQHRQL, from the coding sequence ATAGAAAGCTACCTGGCCGCCGCCATCCAGATGACCAGCACCGCCGACATCGAGGCCAACCTCGACCAGGCCTACGCACTGATTGGCATCGCGGTGCGCCGCGGCGCCCGCCTGGTCAGCCTGCCCGAAAATTTTGCCTTTCTGGGACTGGAGGCTGAGAAACTCGCCCTCGCCCCGCGCATCGCCGAGATGAGCGAAAAATTTCTCGTCTCCGCCGCGCGCGACTGGGCGGTGACGCTGCTGGGCGGCGGCTACCCGGTGATGGCCGAGCAGACGGCCAAGTGCTACAACACAGCCCTGCTCGTGGGTCCTGAGGGTCAGGAGTTGGGCCGCTACCGCAAATTGCACCTGTTCGACGTCAACCTGCCCGACGGCAACACTTACCACGAATCCGACTCGATCGTGCCCGGCAAAGACCTGGTGGTGGTGAGCAGCGACACCCTCGGCAATCTGGGCCTATCGGTCTGCTACGACCTGCGCTTTCCGGAACTCTACCGGGCCCTCTCGGCGGCGGGGGCGGAAGTTCTGCTGGTTCCCTCGGCCTTTACCGCCTTCACCGGCAAGGACCACTGGCGGGTGCTCCTGCAGGCGCGGGCCATCGAAAATACCTGCTACGTGATCGCCGCCGCCCAGACCGGCGAGCACTATCCGCGTCGCCAAACCTACGGCCACGCGATGATCGTCGATCCGTGGGGCAACGTGCTCTCCGACGCCGGGGACACCACCGGCATCGCCATCGGCGAAATCAACCCCATGCGCCTGGAGGCGGTGCGCCGCCAATTGCCCGTGCTGCAACACCGGCAACTTTGA
- a CDS encoding DUF3134 family protein — translation MRHPQLREEPRHQKAAVLPSTQRESILEWLRRSGKLQSRNVVDEEALAEDEDFDDLVDDDEQLYDDDDTAADDEE, via the coding sequence ATGCGTCACCCTCAGTTACGCGAAGAACCCCGCCACCAGAAGGCCGCGGTCCTTCCCTCCACCCAGCGCGAGAGCATCCTCGAATGGCTGCGGCGCAGCGGCAAGCTGCAATCGCGCAATGTGGTCGATGAAGAAGCCCTCGCCGAGGACGAAGATTTTGACGATCTCGTCGACGACGACGAGCAACTCTACGACGACGACGACACCGCCGCCGACGATGAGGAGTGA
- a CDS encoding NAD(P)H-quinone oxidoreductase subunit H, whose product MVSIETRADQMVLNLGPHHPSTHGVLRLIVTLDGENVVDCRPVLGYLHRGMEKIGENRTIIQYLPYCSRWDYAAAMMNEAPVVNAPEAMAGVKVPRRASYIRVIMLELSRIANHLLWVGPFLLDMGAQSPFFYILRERELILDLFEAATGLRMVGNNYFRVGGVTVDLPYGWVDKARDLCDVIPGKIDEYERLITNNPIFRRRIENLGYISREDAINWGLSGPMLRASGVKWDLRKVDHYEIYDELDWDIAWDTGGDCLARYVVRIQEMRESVKIIRQALDQLPGGPYEQLEARRLAEGPKSEWNSFDYQFIGKKSSPTFKIPTGEYYARSEEAKGELGIYVVGRDDTTPWRWKIRTPDFANLAILPMILQGTKVADLVVVLGSIDIIMGSVDR is encoded by the coding sequence ATGGTCAGTATTGAAACCCGCGCCGACCAGATGGTCCTCAATTTAGGACCGCACCACCCTTCCACCCACGGCGTACTACGGCTTATCGTCACCCTCGACGGCGAAAATGTCGTCGACTGTCGGCCGGTGCTGGGTTACTTGCACCGCGGCATGGAAAAAATCGGCGAGAACCGCACGATCATTCAGTATTTGCCCTACTGTTCGCGCTGGGATTATGCGGCGGCGATGATGAACGAGGCGCCTGTGGTCAACGCCCCGGAGGCGATGGCCGGGGTGAAGGTACCGCGCCGAGCAAGTTACATCCGTGTGATCATGCTCGAGCTGTCGCGCATTGCTAACCATCTGCTGTGGGTGGGGCCGTTCTTGCTCGATATGGGGGCGCAGTCGCCATTTTTCTATATCTTGCGCGAGCGCGAATTGATTCTCGACCTGTTCGAGGCGGCCACGGGGCTGCGCATGGTGGGCAACAATTATTTTCGCGTCGGTGGGGTAACGGTGGATTTGCCCTACGGCTGGGTAGACAAGGCCCGTGACCTTTGCGACGTGATACCCGGCAAGATCGACGAGTACGAACGGCTAATCACCAACAACCCGATCTTCCGCCGCCGCATCGAAAACTTGGGCTACATCAGCCGCGAAGATGCAATCAACTGGGGACTGTCCGGGCCGATGCTGCGCGCCTCGGGCGTCAAGTGGGATCTGCGCAAGGTCGATCACTACGAAATTTACGACGAACTGGACTGGGATATTGCCTGGGACACCGGTGGCGACTGTCTGGCGCGCTACGTCGTGCGCATCCAGGAGATGCGCGAGTCGGTCAAAATTATCCGTCAGGCCCTCGATCAGTTGCCCGGTGGCCCTTACGAGCAGCTGGAGGCGCGCCGTCTTGCCGAGGGACCGAAGTCGGAGTGGAACAGTTTCGACTACCAGTTCATCGGCAAAAAGTCTTCGCCGACGTTCAAAATTCCTACGGGCGAATATTATGCCCGCTCGGAAGAAGCGAAGGGCGAATTGGGCATCTACGTCGTCGGCCGCGACGACACGACGCCCTGGCGCTGGAAGATCCGCACGCCGGATTTTGCCAACCTGGCCATCTTGCCGATGATTTTGCAGGGCACGAAGGTCGCAGATTTGGTCGTGGTGCTCGGTTCGATCGACATCATCATGGGCTCGGTCGACCGCTGA
- a CDS encoding CoB--CoM heterodisulfide reductase iron-sulfur subunit B family protein: MIATPLKYAYYPGCVARGACRELYTSTALITEALGIELVELKSASCCGAGTLKEDSQLLQDAVNARNIALAEEQGLTMLTQCSTCQGVLGAVSEKLRAERGSAYRDEINTLLARGGHHYDGSVDVRHLLWILLEDVGLDNLRARVRRPLTGLRCGSFYGCYLLRAQAHRRVDDAFNPQSLEKIFEALGATPIYFEGRTKCCGFPLSSYDAPTSFSMAAVRLQDALDCGADCLVTPCPLCHLNLDARQPEVERQVGRKLGLPVLHLPQLVGLALGLSPEQLGLGRHIVSTRPVLERLGL, from the coding sequence ATGATCGCCACTCCCCTCAAATACGCCTACTACCCCGGCTGTGTCGCCCGCGGCGCCTGCCGGGAACTGTACACTTCCACCGCCTTGATCACCGAAGCGCTGGGCATCGAACTGGTGGAACTCAAAAGTGCCTCCTGCTGCGGTGCCGGCACGCTCAAAGAAGATTCGCAACTGTTGCAAGATGCGGTCAACGCCCGCAACATCGCTCTAGCCGAGGAGCAGGGGCTGACCATGCTCACCCAGTGCAGCACCTGTCAGGGGGTACTGGGGGCGGTCAGCGAGAAGCTGCGCGCTGAGCGGGGCTCCGCCTACCGCGACGAGATCAACACCCTGCTTGCCCGGGGCGGCCACCATTACGACGGCTCGGTGGATGTGCGCCACCTGCTGTGGATCTTGCTGGAGGACGTGGGGCTCGACAATCTGCGCGCCCGGGTGCGCAGGCCACTCACCGGTCTGCGCTGCGGCAGCTTCTACGGCTGCTATCTACTACGCGCCCAGGCGCATCGGCGAGTGGACGACGCCTTCAATCCCCAGTCGCTGGAGAAGATCTTCGAAGCGCTGGGGGCTACCCCCATCTACTTCGAGGGTCGCACCAAGTGCTGCGGCTTTCCGCTGTCGAGCTACGACGCTCCCACGTCTTTTTCGATGGCGGCCGTTCGCCTGCAGGATGCCCTCGACTGCGGGGCCGACTGCCTGGTCACTCCCTGTCCGCTCTGCCACCTCAACCTGGACGCCCGCCAACCCGAAGTCGAGCGCCAGGTGGGCCGCAAGCTGGGTTTGCCCGTGCTGCACCTGCCGCAGCTGGTAGGTCTTGCCCTGGGCCTCTCCCCCGAGCAGCTCGGCCTCGGGCGGCACATCGTTTCGACCCGGCCGGTGCTGGAGCGGTTGGGACTTTAA
- a CDS encoding succinate dehydrogenase/fumarate reductase iron-sulfur subunit gives MEITIRIRRQAESGSPDYKSYALDVDPGTTVLDALMRIKGEIDGTLAFRKNCRNAICGSCAMRINGRSALACASRIRDVADARGEILIQPMGNMPVIKDLVVDMSSFWQHLDQVDPYVSTASRRTPEKEFLQTPEERAAVEQAGNCILCGACYSECNSREVNPNFVGPHALAKAQRVMADNRDDQTAQRHALYNQPDFAWGCTRCFYCNEVCPMGVQPLDQIQKIRHELLIDKASVSNTAMRHRRVMVRQLKESGWLDEARFALQVVGRDWKGLWSLVPLGVRMAAKGKMPLRHRPIEHCEEVRDLVEEIQKEDAKS, from the coding sequence ATGGAAATTACTATTCGCATCCGCCGCCAGGCCGAATCGGGTTCGCCCGATTACAAAAGCTATGCCCTCGATGTCGATCCTGGCACCACGGTGCTCGACGCCCTGATGCGCATCAAGGGCGAGATCGACGGCACCCTCGCCTTTCGCAAAAATTGTCGCAACGCAATTTGCGGCAGTTGCGCGATGCGCATCAACGGCCGCTCGGCCCTCGCCTGCGCAAGCCGTATCCGCGATGTGGCGGACGCGCGCGGCGAGATATTGATCCAGCCGATGGGCAACATGCCGGTGATCAAAGACCTGGTAGTCGACATGAGCAGTTTCTGGCAACACCTGGATCAGGTGGATCCCTACGTGAGCACTGCCTCTCGCCGCACGCCCGAGAAAGAATTTTTGCAGACCCCCGAAGAGCGCGCCGCCGTCGAGCAGGCAGGCAACTGCATCCTCTGCGGCGCTTGCTACTCCGAGTGCAACTCCCGCGAGGTCAACCCCAATTTTGTCGGTCCCCACGCCCTTGCCAAAGCCCAGCGGGTGATGGCCGACAACCGCGACGACCAGACCGCCCAGCGCCACGCGCTGTATAACCAACCGGATTTTGCCTGGGGCTGCACCCGCTGCTTCTACTGCAACGAGGTCTGCCCGATGGGCGTGCAGCCGCTCGATCAAATCCAGAAGATCCGCCACGAACTGCTCATCGACAAGGCGAGTGTGTCCAACACCGCCATGCGCCACCGCCGGGTGATGGTGCGCCAGCTCAAAGAATCCGGCTGGCTCGATGAGGCCCGCTTCGCCCTGCAGGTGGTCGGTCGCGACTGGAAGGGCCTGTGGAGCCTGGTGCCTCTGGGTGTGCGCATGGCCGCCAAGGGCAAGATGCCGCTGCGCCACCGGCCCATCGAGCATTGCGAGGAAGTGCGCGACCTGGTCGAGGAAATCCAAAAAGAAGACGCCAAATCATGA